The Zobellia alginiliquefaciens genome contains a region encoding:
- the trpA gene encoding tryptophan synthase subunit alpha, with protein MANRINNKLNEDGKLLSIYFTAGYPKLDDTVTIIQNLEKNGVDMIEIGLPFSDPLADGPTIQQSSTAALKNGMTTEILFNQLKDIRKSVSIPLIIMGYFNPMLQYGVEAFCKKCQEIGIDGLIIPDLPVDVYHDEYQETFEKYGLINVFLITPQTSEERIRFIDSVSNGFIYMVSSASVTGSQSGFGDEQQTYFQRIADMNLENLQIVGFGISNSETFEQATKSAKGAIIGSAFIKHLNGHGVDGISTFTKTIR; from the coding sequence ATGGCGAATAGAATCAACAATAAATTAAACGAAGACGGGAAACTCCTTTCCATCTATTTCACAGCGGGATATCCAAAATTGGATGACACAGTTACAATCATACAAAATCTAGAGAAAAACGGAGTTGATATGATAGAAATAGGGCTTCCTTTCAGCGACCCTTTGGCTGATGGCCCAACGATTCAACAAAGCTCCACAGCGGCTCTTAAAAACGGTATGACCACCGAAATTCTTTTCAATCAACTGAAAGATATTCGGAAGTCGGTTTCCATTCCACTTATCATCATGGGCTATTTCAACCCGATGCTTCAATATGGCGTTGAAGCCTTCTGTAAAAAATGCCAGGAAATAGGTATAGACGGACTCATCATCCCCGACTTACCCGTTGATGTATATCATGACGAGTACCAAGAAACGTTTGAAAAATATGGACTCATCAATGTCTTTTTGATAACGCCACAGACTTCCGAAGAGCGTATTCGTTTTATCGATTCAGTTTCCAACGGGTTTATTTATATGGTAAGTTCCGCCAGTGTTACGGGATCTCAATCCGGTTTTGGCGATGAACAGCAAACCTATTTTCAACGTATTGCAGATATGAACCTAGAAAACCTTCAAATCGTAGGTTTTGGCATCAGTAATTCGGAAACTTTTGAGCAGGCTACCAAATCTGCAAAGGGAGCTATTATTGGCTCGGCATTTATCAAACATTTGAACGGTCATGGTGTTGACGGAATTTCAACCTTCACCAAGACCATTAGATAG
- a CDS encoding glycoside hydrolase family 88 protein translates to MTKCTKLLLFSICSLLFACHDAPKKIKSNSESNTHETIATFDLESAIDNCESQLETSVPKLTDLTKHPRLIETNEKEWKEVPNGRLVWTSGFYPGILWYMYDLTKDEKWKTEAIKRTEVFEDYKTITEHHDIGFMMFPAFGNGYKLGDKKEYKDILLTSAKSLVSRYNPKVGTIKSWSNKMHPRWQQHITIIDNMLNLELLFWAAKNGGDSELKDIAIKHAETTMKNHFRDDYTSWHVIEYDSITGSVLNHHTKQGYADDSRWSRGQAWGIYGFSMVYRETGDKKFLDFAQKLSDRYLELLPEDYVPYWDFDVPNLEKEERDASAAAVVASGLLELSTFLEDTTQKQKYYNAALKMLSSLSSENYSGVGKANSFLLHSTGAKSLGSEIDVALIYADYYYIEALDRLKKIKSQKEVAQL, encoded by the coding sequence ATGACAAAATGTACCAAACTACTACTTTTTAGTATTTGTTCTTTACTTTTCGCCTGTCATGACGCACCTAAAAAAATTAAATCCAATAGCGAGTCTAATACCCATGAAACAATAGCTACATTTGATTTAGAAAGCGCTATCGATAATTGTGAATCTCAATTAGAAACATCAGTTCCAAAATTAACGGACCTAACCAAACACCCACGACTTATAGAAACTAACGAAAAAGAGTGGAAAGAAGTTCCCAATGGAAGGTTGGTTTGGACCTCGGGCTTTTACCCCGGTATTCTATGGTACATGTACGACCTGACCAAAGATGAAAAATGGAAAACCGAAGCCATTAAAAGAACTGAAGTTTTTGAAGATTATAAAACAATTACAGAGCATCACGATATTGGTTTTATGATGTTTCCTGCATTTGGCAATGGCTATAAGCTAGGAGACAAAAAAGAGTATAAAGACATTCTGTTAACATCGGCAAAATCATTGGTATCGAGGTACAACCCAAAAGTAGGCACAATAAAATCTTGGTCTAACAAGATGCACCCAAGATGGCAGCAACATATCACCATAATCGATAACATGTTGAACCTAGAGCTCTTGTTTTGGGCTGCTAAGAACGGAGGAGATTCTGAGTTGAAGGATATCGCGATCAAACACGCCGAGACCACCATGAAAAATCATTTTAGAGATGATTATACATCTTGGCACGTTATAGAATATGATTCCATCACGGGCAGTGTGCTGAACCATCATACCAAACAAGGCTACGCAGATGATAGTAGATGGTCAAGAGGTCAAGCATGGGGGATTTATGGATTCAGCATGGTATATCGTGAAACAGGAGATAAGAAATTCTTGGATTTTGCTCAAAAATTGTCGGACAGATACCTTGAGCTTTTACCTGAGGATTATGTTCCATATTGGGATTTCGACGTTCCTAATTTAGAAAAAGAAGAAAGGGACGCTTCCGCTGCTGCAGTTGTTGCTTCAGGCTTATTAGAGCTCAGCACCTTTTTAGAGGATACAACTCAAAAGCAAAAATATTATAACGCCGCCTTAAAAATGTTAAGCTCTTTAAGTTCTGAAAATTATTCAGGCGTTGGTAAAGCCAATTCGTTTTTATTACATTCTACAGGTGCAAAATCATTAGGTTCAGAAATAGATGTTGCACTAATCTATGCCGATTATTATTACATAGAGGCATTGGATAGATTGAAAAAAATCAAAAGCCAAAAAGAAGTTGCTCAATTATAG
- the trpB gene encoding tryptophan synthase subunit beta has translation MTNVNKTVPYKNELGDSSYQADEKGYYGEFGGAFIPEMLYPNTEELRQNYIRIMQEPSFKEEFDQLLKDYVGRPTPLYFADRLSKKHNTKIYLKREDLCHTGAHKVNNTIGQILMAKKLGKNRIIAETGAGQHGVATATVCALMGIECIVYMGEIDIARQAPNVARMKMLGAEVRPALSGSRTLKDATNEAIRDWINNPVDTHYIIGSVVGPHPYPDMVARFQSVISEEIKWQLKEKEGRENPDYVVACVGGGSNAAGAYYHYLDNPDVGIIAVEAAGKGIDTGESAATSALGKVGIIHGSKTLLMQTNDGQITEPYSISAGLDYPGVGPMHANLFASGRGEFISITDEDAMNAGLLLCKTEGIIPAIESSHALAVLEHRKFKPEDVVVINLSGRGDKDLNNYIEFFNL, from the coding sequence ATGACAAACGTAAACAAAACAGTTCCGTATAAAAATGAATTAGGGGATAGTTCTTATCAAGCGGACGAAAAAGGATATTACGGGGAGTTTGGAGGTGCTTTTATTCCTGAAATGCTATACCCGAATACTGAAGAACTTCGGCAAAACTATATTCGCATCATGCAAGAACCTTCTTTTAAGGAAGAGTTTGACCAGTTGCTGAAAGATTATGTAGGACGCCCTACCCCACTCTATTTTGCAGATAGACTTTCAAAAAAACACAATACCAAAATATACCTAAAACGCGAAGATCTTTGCCATACGGGAGCGCACAAAGTTAATAATACCATTGGGCAGATTCTTATGGCCAAGAAATTGGGCAAAAACAGAATCATTGCAGAAACGGGTGCAGGACAACATGGTGTTGCGACCGCTACGGTATGTGCGCTAATGGGTATTGAGTGTATTGTGTATATGGGCGAAATAGATATTGCCAGACAAGCACCCAACGTAGCTAGGATGAAAATGTTAGGAGCTGAAGTTAGACCGGCACTTTCCGGAAGTAGAACGCTAAAAGATGCTACTAATGAAGCTATTCGCGATTGGATTAATAACCCGGTAGATACCCACTATATCATTGGTAGTGTTGTGGGTCCACATCCTTACCCGGATATGGTAGCGCGGTTTCAATCGGTTATTTCAGAAGAAATAAAATGGCAGTTAAAAGAAAAAGAAGGTCGTGAAAATCCCGATTACGTGGTTGCTTGTGTTGGTGGAGGAAGTAACGCAGCCGGAGCTTATTACCATTATTTAGACAATCCTGATGTAGGTATCATTGCGGTTGAAGCTGCGGGAAAAGGAATTGACACCGGTGAAAGTGCAGCTACCTCAGCATTGGGAAAAGTGGGCATCATTCACGGAAGCAAAACCTTATTGATGCAAACCAATGACGGCCAAATTACAGAACCTTATTCTATTTCTGCAGGATTGGATTACCCTGGTGTGGGACCTATGCACGCCAATTTATTTGCATCCGGCCGTGGTGAGTTTATTTCTATTACGGATGAAGATGCTATGAACGCAGGTTTGCTACTGTGTAAAACGGAAGGTATTATCCCTGCCATAGAATCTTCACATGCCTTGGCCGTTCTTGAACATAGAAAATTTAAACCCGAAGATGTGGTAGTCATCAACCTATCCGGTCGGGGCGATAAAGACCTTAATAATTACATCGAATTTTTTAATTTATAA
- a CDS encoding phosphoenolpyruvate carboxylase yields MPHSERLVEFKKSVNNKFNVYNSLFLNLPYRNIENVGMLIPLLLDQCQKGLSSGLNPQEILEAFFENYAHIESEKDQIDFMFRIIQYVERQVVLYDSVEDAAFPKLQEHTRSLSIKDYFELVDKNKSWDKVSKKLSTFSARLVMTAHPTQFYTPAVLDIIEKLRSLILEDKIDDIDIALQQLGLTSLINSKKPTPLDEAKNIIYFLRHVYYNAVGDLYAYIKENINKADFENHNIMKLGFWPGGDRDGNPFVTADITKDVSDELRITLMKCYYNDLKIIQKKLTFKDVQEPLQKLRGNLYTAMFDSKKSVGYEDILQPLLDTKELLVNKYHGLYSKDLENFIDKVKIFKTHFATLDVRQDHSKHVLAVENILKQNKLIKEDISELSDEALVDLLINKDLSVDANDFSEDIVKDTITNIKQLKGIQDANGEEGCNRYIISNSEDIFSVLFVFGLFRWCGWKKEDISFDIVPLFETMNGMDGAEKTMQTLFDLPEYKEHLERRNNNQTIMLGFSDGTKDGGYLKANWAIFKTKETLSKVCDKNGFNAIFFDGRGGPPARGGGKTHRFYAAQTKSIANHEIQLTIQGQTITSTYGTKEQFIHNSEQLLTAGLSNNLFGKENVISKDHRKLIEQLSELSFEKYDVLKQHDKFISYLENRSTLKYYQKANIGSRPGKRGNKKKLELTDLRAISFVGSWSQLKQNVPGYFGLGTAIQTIKNEGRLSELKKLYKEVPFFKALMSNSMMSLSKCYFELTSYMKQDEEYGAFWNILHEEYMLSKKMLLLISGSKILMENEAVSRESIKIRENIVLPLLVIQQFALQKIGKGSDFKEEYEKIVTRSLYGNINASRNSA; encoded by the coding sequence ATGCCGCATTCAGAAAGATTGGTTGAGTTTAAAAAATCGGTCAATAATAAGTTCAATGTCTACAATAGCCTCTTCTTAAATTTACCTTATCGGAATATTGAGAACGTTGGTATGCTTATACCTTTGTTACTTGATCAATGTCAGAAGGGCTTAAGTTCAGGGTTGAATCCGCAAGAGATTTTGGAGGCATTCTTTGAAAATTATGCACATATTGAATCTGAAAAGGACCAAATTGATTTCATGTTCAGGATTATTCAATATGTAGAACGGCAGGTAGTTTTATATGATAGTGTTGAGGATGCTGCTTTTCCTAAGCTTCAGGAACATACGCGTTCGTTATCTATAAAAGATTATTTTGAACTAGTGGATAAAAACAAGAGTTGGGACAAAGTGTCCAAGAAACTCTCTACGTTCAGTGCCCGTTTGGTAATGACAGCTCACCCCACTCAGTTCTATACACCAGCAGTTTTAGATATTATTGAAAAATTACGTTCGTTGATTTTAGAGGATAAAATCGACGATATTGATATCGCTTTGCAGCAGTTAGGGTTAACGTCTTTGATCAATTCAAAAAAACCGACACCTTTAGACGAAGCAAAAAATATCATTTACTTCTTGCGTCACGTGTATTACAATGCTGTTGGTGATTTGTACGCCTATATCAAGGAAAACATCAATAAGGCCGATTTTGAAAATCACAATATAATGAAGTTGGGCTTTTGGCCCGGTGGTGACCGTGATGGTAACCCGTTCGTAACTGCGGATATCACTAAAGATGTATCGGACGAGCTTCGTATCACTTTAATGAAGTGTTACTACAATGATTTAAAAATCATTCAGAAAAAACTGACTTTTAAAGATGTACAAGAGCCTCTTCAGAAGCTTCGGGGTAATTTGTATACTGCCATGTTCGATTCTAAAAAATCAGTAGGGTATGAAGATATTCTTCAGCCGCTTCTTGATACTAAGGAGTTGTTGGTAAACAAATATCATGGTCTTTACAGTAAGGACCTGGAGAATTTTATAGATAAAGTAAAAATCTTCAAAACCCACTTTGCAACTTTAGATGTAAGACAAGACCACAGCAAACATGTATTGGCGGTAGAGAATATACTAAAGCAAAACAAATTGATTAAAGAAGATATCAGTGAGCTTTCAGATGAGGCTTTGGTAGACCTTTTGATCAATAAGGATTTGTCAGTAGATGCTAATGATTTTTCGGAGGATATCGTAAAAGATACCATAACCAACATAAAGCAGTTAAAAGGTATTCAGGATGCTAATGGTGAAGAAGGCTGTAACCGCTATATAATTAGTAATTCCGAAGATATTTTCTCTGTATTGTTCGTATTCGGATTGTTCAGATGGTGTGGTTGGAAGAAAGAGGATATCAGTTTTGATATTGTTCCTCTTTTTGAAACCATGAACGGTATGGATGGCGCTGAAAAGACCATGCAGACACTTTTTGATCTACCTGAATATAAGGAGCATTTGGAAAGAAGAAATAACAATCAGACCATAATGCTCGGTTTCTCCGATGGTACAAAAGATGGTGGTTATTTAAAAGCCAACTGGGCTATCTTCAAGACCAAAGAAACCCTTTCCAAGGTTTGCGATAAAAATGGTTTTAATGCTATTTTCTTTGATGGTCGTGGTGGACCACCAGCACGTGGTGGTGGAAAAACACATCGTTTCTACGCAGCACAAACCAAGAGTATTGCCAATCATGAAATTCAATTGACGATTCAAGGGCAGACCATTACAAGTACATACGGTACTAAAGAGCAGTTTATTCATAACAGTGAGCAATTGTTGACGGCTGGTCTTTCAAACAACCTTTTCGGTAAGGAGAATGTGATTTCTAAAGACCATAGAAAACTAATAGAACAACTTTCTGAGTTGAGCTTTGAAAAGTATGATGTGCTTAAGCAACATGATAAGTTTATTTCCTATTTGGAGAACAGAAGTACCCTAAAATACTATCAAAAAGCAAATATTGGTAGTAGGCCAGGTAAAAGAGGGAATAAGAAAAAGTTGGAACTAACCGATTTAAGAGCGATTTCTTTTGTAGGTTCTTGGAGCCAATTGAAGCAAAACGTACCAGGGTATTTTGGTTTGGGAACAGCTATTCAAACCATAAAGAACGAAGGCAGATTATCGGAACTTAAGAAGTTGTACAAAGAAGTACCTTTCTTTAAAGCTTTAATGAGCAATAGTATGATGTCTCTTTCTAAGTGCTACTTTGAGTTGACCTCATATATGAAACAAGATGAGGAATACGGAGCATTCTGGAACATCCTTCACGAAGAGTATATGTTATCAAAGAAAATGTTACTGCTCATATCTGGCAGTAAAATCTTAATGGAGAACGAGGCCGTTTCTCGTGAATCCATTAAAATACGTGAGAACATTGTGCTGCCGTTGTTGGTTATACAGCAGTTCGCACTACAGAAAATAGGTAAGGGAAGTGACTTTAAAGAAGAGTATGAAAAAATCGTTACTCGTTCGCTTTACGGTAATATTAATGCCAGTAGGAACTCTGCATAA
- a CDS encoding DUF6563 family protein: MITKFFSIVFLTCFFTNLNAQTPYPQGVYMSIEEIQNKTPSKEIELIVEKRSKSDIKMSGGNDYRLISEDKSVSKKDIRKHILAYSNNDTLFINCTKYKLQNRYAPVRNNGRFLLFTAGIAQDTNTYNYQIEETKTATFWSDFGAIGGGIQGIKLALLRFPYLLDTKNNTVTYLNTFALRKLLADHDLALLQKYDEEKKSIADDEKEKALLTIKYVQSLNDF, from the coding sequence ATGATTACAAAATTTTTCTCAATTGTTTTTTTGACCTGCTTCTTTACAAATTTGAATGCCCAGACACCATATCCGCAAGGTGTCTATATGTCAATTGAAGAGATTCAAAACAAAACACCTTCCAAAGAAATTGAACTCATAGTAGAAAAAAGGTCAAAAAGTGACATTAAAATGAGCGGCGGTAATGATTACCGTTTAATTTCCGAAGACAAATCAGTTTCTAAAAAAGATATTCGAAAGCATATTTTAGCCTACTCCAATAACGATACGTTATTCATAAATTGCACCAAATACAAATTACAAAATCGGTATGCTCCCGTTCGCAACAACGGAAGGTTTTTACTGTTTACCGCCGGAATCGCTCAGGATACAAATACATACAATTATCAAATTGAAGAAACCAAAACAGCAACATTTTGGTCTGATTTTGGAGCAATCGGTGGAGGTATTCAAGGTATAAAACTCGCTTTGTTAAGATTTCCGTATCTGTTGGACACAAAAAATAATACAGTAACCTACCTTAATACTTTCGCATTACGAAAACTTTTGGCAGACCATGACTTAGCACTACTGCAGAAATATGATGAAGAAAAAAAATCAATCGCAGACGATGAAAAAGAGAAAGCTCTCTTAACTATAAAATATGTTCAATCGCTCAATGATTTTTAA
- a CDS encoding uracil-DNA glycosylase family protein, translated as MFLHTHPYEPFIFEDTEKLIVGTLPPPRFTSGELKVDDVDFCYGSRNGMLWPILDRIFELGLVYENTHLAIEQRKNFLLKNRIGVCDIVESAERDKIDASDLGMQNVQLRDLVHYLELYPNLKTVLFMGGNSKNGPEYFFRRQLKIAGLQLKTVTDQVPRVYELQLPKSKRIVRTVSLTAPSGAANRAVGSLASYKEMKAADPNFNTMDFRVLQYQGFFLS; from the coding sequence ATGTTTTTACATACGCACCCATACGAGCCTTTTATTTTTGAAGACACTGAGAAGCTGATTGTTGGCACGCTTCCGCCACCTAGGTTTACTTCGGGTGAGTTGAAGGTTGATGACGTAGATTTTTGCTATGGCAGTAGAAATGGTATGTTATGGCCTATACTTGATCGTATTTTTGAGTTGGGGTTGGTGTATGAGAACACTCATTTAGCCATTGAGCAACGTAAGAATTTTTTACTTAAAAATAGAATTGGCGTTTGTGACATTGTTGAAAGTGCCGAGCGCGATAAAATAGATGCCTCTGATTTGGGTATGCAAAATGTGCAGTTAAGAGACTTGGTGCATTATTTAGAACTTTACCCAAATTTAAAAACCGTTCTTTTCATGGGAGGCAACAGTAAAAACGGCCCGGAGTATTTTTTTAGAAGACAGCTTAAAATAGCAGGTCTTCAATTAAAGACCGTTACGGACCAAGTTCCTAGAGTATACGAACTTCAGTTGCCAAAATCAAAACGAATTGTTCGTACGGTTAGTTTAACGGCACCGTCAGGGGCAGCAAATAGGGCAGTGGGTAGCTTGGCCTCCTATAAAGAAATGAAAGCTGCAGACCCCAATTTTAACACCATGGATTTCCGGGTTCTTCAATACCAAGGTTTTTTTCTTTCCTAA
- a CDS encoding RagB/SusD family nutrient uptake outer membrane protein, giving the protein MNYKFSLIVLFIFLMGCSDDEESVPIIKTGDLGVYVFSGENPYPNAIVTTFPETDSLITDALGTAVFRDLELGEYEVTVVLPDLGNETFSTTTTIIEGENTLLGLEIDPALFLVPSELEIQKLIAEVYNEFRNIYGFDNHVMVWGDIGTDIVHVNRAAINQLSTLDTYSFTVGESIIEKVFADYYVAILHTNTGLDCLQDEDCLGDQEIDVEAAEAEFRFLRALAYFNLVKIYGNPVLVTTSEVDLSVSTTPVQGAEVVYDQILEDLIFAEQYLPQATKYKASKEAAQALLGKVYMQMAGFPLLQTDKYALALTQFKKITSNFELEADYADVFSVENQAADNEVIFSFDFNADQIESRSKYGSVWGPLGFTDSDGLLLNSDFITSYGFTENSENPVSFPLNIADTRFAQNIATFNVVNNQTFDASDVSDWRPLKFLSRSNIEAGSDKSLSDFPVLRYADILLLLAEAENEVNGPTQLAYDAINAVRQRAFKNDENDIPFGLNKQQFFETIFNERKLELCYEGHRKDDLVRWQLLEDAINEFNLENPEKNKDYQSHEYIWPIPLSEINLNPGVEQNPGY; this is encoded by the coding sequence ATGAATTATAAATTTTCACTTATCGTACTTTTCATTTTTTTAATGGGTTGTTCTGACGATGAAGAAAGCGTTCCTATTATAAAAACAGGAGATTTGGGCGTGTATGTTTTTTCTGGGGAAAACCCTTACCCTAATGCAATTGTCACTACTTTTCCTGAAACGGATAGTCTAATTACCGATGCTCTAGGGACTGCTGTATTTAGAGATCTTGAGCTGGGTGAGTATGAGGTAACAGTGGTTCTTCCTGATTTAGGGAACGAAACTTTTAGTACCACAACTACAATAATTGAAGGAGAAAATACACTATTAGGATTAGAGATTGATCCTGCCCTTTTTCTAGTACCATCTGAATTAGAAATTCAAAAGTTGATTGCTGAAGTTTACAATGAATTTCGGAATATATATGGTTTTGATAATCATGTAATGGTCTGGGGAGATATAGGAACTGATATTGTTCATGTAAATCGGGCTGCTATCAATCAACTGTCTACTTTGGATACGTATTCTTTTACGGTAGGAGAAAGTATAATAGAGAAGGTTTTTGCAGATTATTATGTCGCAATACTACATACAAATACAGGGTTGGATTGTTTGCAAGATGAAGACTGTTTAGGCGACCAAGAAATTGATGTTGAGGCTGCAGAAGCTGAATTCAGGTTTCTGCGTGCGTTGGCGTATTTCAATTTAGTCAAGATATATGGCAACCCCGTTTTGGTAACTACCTCAGAAGTTGATTTATCAGTTTCTACTACCCCGGTACAAGGTGCCGAAGTAGTATATGATCAAATACTTGAAGATTTGATTTTTGCAGAACAATATTTACCACAAGCTACAAAATATAAAGCTTCCAAGGAAGCTGCTCAGGCATTGCTGGGTAAGGTGTATATGCAAATGGCAGGGTTTCCTTTATTGCAAACCGATAAATATGCTTTAGCATTGACGCAGTTCAAAAAAATAACAAGTAATTTTGAACTTGAAGCTGATTATGCTGATGTTTTTAGTGTTGAAAATCAAGCCGCTGATAATGAGGTCATATTTAGTTTTGACTTTAATGCCGATCAAATTGAATCTCGCAGCAAGTATGGTAGTGTTTGGGGACCATTAGGTTTTACAGATTCCGATGGGTTACTTTTGAATTCCGACTTTATTACAAGTTATGGTTTTACAGAAAATTCAGAGAACCCTGTTTCGTTTCCGTTAAATATAGCCGATACACGTTTTGCTCAAAATATAGCAACCTTCAATGTAGTTAATAACCAAACATTTGATGCTTCAGATGTTAGTGACTGGAGGCCATTAAAATTTTTGTCAAGAAGTAATATAGAAGCGGGTTCTGACAAAAGTCTTTCTGATTTTCCTGTGTTGAGATATGCCGATATACTGTTACTACTGGCAGAGGCCGAAAATGAAGTGAACGGACCCACTCAATTGGCTTATGATGCAATTAATGCAGTAAGACAACGAGCATTTAAAAATGATGAAAACGATATTCCATTTGGATTAAATAAACAGCAATTTTTTGAGACGATCTTTAACGAGAGAAAACTGGAGCTTTGCTATGAAGGGCATAGAAAAGATGATTTGGTACGTTGGCAACTTTTAGAGGATGCCATCAATGAGTTTAATCTAGAGAATCCAGAAAAAAATAAGGATTATCAGTCACACGAGTATATTTGGCCCATACCTTTATCTGAAATAAATCTGAACCCAGGGGTCGAACAAAATCCGGGATATTGA